A single genomic interval of Natator depressus isolate rNatDep1 chromosome 14, rNatDep2.hap1, whole genome shotgun sequence harbors:
- the LOC141998518 gene encoding olfactory receptor 14A16-like: protein MSNQTTVIEFLLLGFSDVRELQILHFMVFLVLYLAALTGNLLIIIAIALDHHLHTPMYFFLMSLSILDLGSISVTIPKSMANSLMNTRSISYAGCVAQVFFLIFFAEADFVLLTIMAYDRYIAICKPLHYETIMNRRACVQMAASAWISVILYSSLYTGNTFSITFCRGNMVDQFFCEIPQLLKLACSNLYFNEVGVIAFGVCLTLSCFVFIIVTYVQILTTVLRIPSEQGRHKAFSTCLPHLIVISMFLSTAAFAYMKPISSSPSALDLVVAVLYSVLPPVMNPIIYSIKNKEIKASLRKLTGWRLFNKNKMSAFL from the coding sequence ATGTCCAACCAAACCACCGTGATCGAGTTTCTTCTCCTGGGATTCTCTGATGTTCGAGAGCTGCAGATTTTGCACTTCATGGTGTTTCTAGTGCTTTACCTGGCAGCCCTGACAGGGAATCTTCTCATCATCATAGCCATAGCTCTTGACCAccaccttcacacccccatgtacttcttcctgatgAGTTTGTCCATCCTAGACCTCGGCTCCATCTCTGTCACCATCCCCAAATCTATGGCCAATTCCCTTATGAACACCAGGTCCATTTCCTATGCTGGATGTGTCGCCCAAGTCTTTTTCCTCATCTTCTTTGCTGAAGCCGACTTTGTCTTACTCACCATCATGGCGTACGATCGATACATCGCCATCTGCAAACCACTGCACTATGAGACTATAATGAACAGGAGAGCTTGTGTCCAAATGGCAGCCAGTGCCTGGATCAGTGTAATTCTCTATTCTTCATTGTACACTGGAAACACGTTTTCGATAACCTTCTGTCGAGGCAACATGGTGGATCAGTTCTTCTGTGAAATCCCCCAGCTACTCAAGCTCGCCTGCTCTAACTTGTACTTCAATGAAGTTGGGGTTATTGCATTTGGTGTGTGTTTAACCCTAAGttgctttgtttttataattgtGACATATGTTCAGATCTTGACCACGGTATTGAGAATCCCCTCTGAGCAGGGCCGACATAAAGCCTTCTCCACATGCCTTCCTCACCTCATTGTAATTTCCATGTTTCTTTccactgctgcctttgcctacatGAAACCCATCTCCAGCTCTCCGTCAGCTCTGGATCTCGTGGTGGCTGTTCTCTATTCCGTGCTGCCGCCAGTGATGAATCCGATCATCTACAGCATAAAGAACAAGGAAATCAAAGCTTCCCTGAGGAAACTGACTGGGTGGAGGTTATTCAACAAGAATAAAATGTCTGCGTTTCTCTGA